A stretch of Leptospira hartskeerlii DNA encodes these proteins:
- a CDS encoding DUF433 domain-containing protein produces the protein METDTKKLDRIISHPSICGGKPVIRGTSIRVLEILDMIFLGFGYREILNEYPNIKVLDIEACLEYASKRLHSPILDKANRELPREFASSELKDADRRVS, from the coding sequence ATGGAAACCGATACAAAAAAACTAGACCGTATTATCTCTCATCCTTCCATCTGCGGAGGTAAGCCAGTCATCCGGGGAACCTCGATCCGAGTTTTAGAAATATTAGATATGATTTTTTTAGGATTCGGATACCGTGAAATCTTGAACGAATATCCGAACATTAAGGTTTTGGATATCGAAGCTTGTTTGGAATATGCTTCTAAAAGATTACATTCTCCGATATTAGATAAAGCGAATCGAGAACTTCCGAGAGAATTTGCTTCTTCAGAATTGAAAGATGCTGACCGGAGAGTTTCTTAA